One Phaseolus vulgaris cultivar G19833 chromosome 2, P. vulgaris v2.0, whole genome shotgun sequence DNA window includes the following coding sequences:
- the LOC137809112 gene encoding uncharacterized protein — MIQETLKVLRITTYGLLGNEFLEVLRVNTTETWITPYKRYLVDGLLPVEPMKAKIVKRNARQYTLIDGNLFRHGYTHPILTCVCGDQCVCIMVEVHEGICDSHIGGRALSLKVIRVGYYWPIMKEDCVKYAQHCVQCQKHANWWHAATEELRSIYSLWHFHRWGIDILGPFPLAIRQMKYLIVAIEYFTKWIEAE, encoded by the coding sequence ATgattcaagaaaccctgaaaGTCCTAAGAATAACCACCTACGGGTTATTGGGGAatgagtttcttgaagttttACGGGTTAACACCACAGAGACTTGGATAACACCTTACAAGCGTTACCTCGTTGATGGGTTACTTCCTGTAGAGCCCATGAAGGCCAAAATTGTTAAGAGGAATGCAAGGCAGTATACCTTGATAGATGGAAATCTTTTTCGTCACGGTTATACCCACCCAATCCTCACATGTGTATGTGGAGATCAGTGTGTCTGCATAATGGTCGAGGTCCATGAAGGCATTTGCGATAGTCACATAGGAGGACGAGCTCTCTCATTGAAGGTCATCCGAGTTGGGTATTATTGGCCGATCATGAAGGAGGATTGCGTAAAATATGCACAACACTGTGTGCAATGTCAGAAGCACGCTAATTGGTGGCACGCAGCAACCGAGGAGTTGCGGTCAATTTATAGCTTGTGGCATTTCCATAGATGGGGAATAGACATTTTAGGCCCTTTCCCGTTGGCGATACGTCAGATGAAGTATCTCATTGtggccattgaatacttcaccaaatggattgaagctgagtga